A single Hippocampus zosterae strain Florida chromosome 1, ASM2543408v3, whole genome shotgun sequence DNA region contains:
- the coro1b gene encoding coronin-1B, producing the protein MSFRRGVVRQSKFRHVFAQAWKAEHCLDDVRVSRVTWDGPLSAVNPKFMAVIIEAGGGGAFLVVPIGKSGRIDQSCPTVCGHVAPVLDIQWSPHDDNIIASASEDCTVKVWQIPDGGLTAPMTEAVVTLEGHSKRVGILAWHPTAFNILLTAGCDNVIVVWNVGTGELLYQLADAHPDLIYSVSWNKNGNAICTVCKDKALRIIDPRRGVVLKVREKVHDGTRPMRAVFLSDGKILTTGFSRMSDRQVALWDTKDLSEPMAVQEMDTSNGVLIPFYDPDTNMVYLLGKGDCTIRYFEVTDESPYVHFLSLYSSKEPQRGACFLSKRGVDVNKCEIARFYKLHERKVEPISMTVPRKSDLFQGDLYPDTAGLEPALLAEEWIAGRDAPPLLVSLSGGYAAPPSKHRDTLRSKPSQDSAPAAARVAKEPEDDQPRAATRETGGNTERPKREDDILNELLSEMKALRAVVLAQSQRIELLERQLARIEDGDV; encoded by the exons ATGTCTTTCCGGCGAGGCGTGGTGCGGCAGAGCAAGTTCCGCCATGTGTTCGCGCAGGCATGGAAAGCCGAGCACTGCCTGGATGATGTGCGAGTGTCGCGGGTGACGTGGGACGGCCCGCTGAGCGCCGTCAACCCCAAGTTCATGGCCGTCATCATCGAAGCGGGAGGCGGCGGGGCTTTCCTCGTGGTCCCCATCGGCAAG AGCGGCAGGATCGACCAGTCATGCCCGACGGTTTGTGGCCACGTCGCGCCAGTGTTAGATATTCAGTGGTCTCCTCATGACGACAACATCATAGCGAGCGCTTCGGAGGACTGCACCGTAAAG GTTTGGCAGATCCCCGACGGGGGCTTGACGGCACCAATGACCGAAGCCGTGGTCACTTTGGAGGGGCACAGTAAAAGGGTGGGCATCTTGGCCTGGCACCCGACTGCATTCAACATCCTCTTAACTGCAG GCTGCGACAATGTGATTGTGGTGTGGAACGTCGGCACGGGGGAACTGCTGTACCAACTGGCCGACGCCCACCCGGACCTGATCTACAGTGTTAGCTGGAACAAGAACGGAAATGCCATCTGTACCGTGTGCAAGGACAAGGCGCTGCGCATCATTGACCCGCGGAGGGGCGTTGTCCTCAAG GTGAGAGAAAAAGTCCATGACGGAACCAGACCCATGCGAGCCGTGTTCCTCTCCGACGGCAAGATCTTGACCACGGGCTTCAGCCGGATGAGTGACAGACAAGTGGCGCTATGGGATACG AAAGATCTCTCAGAGCCAATGGCAGTGCAGGAAATGGATACAAGCAATGGCGTTCTGATCCCCTTTTATGATCCAGACACCAACATGGTGTACCTGTTGGGCAAG GGAGACTGCACCATTCGCTACTTTGAGGTGACAGACGAATCTCCCTATGTTCACTTCCTGAGTCTGTACAGCAGCAAGGAGCCCCAGAGAGGGGCGTGCTTCCTCAGTAAACGAGGGGTGGACGTCAACAAATGTGAAATTGCCAG GTTCTACAAATTGCATGAAAGGAAAGTGGAGCCCATTTCAATGACCGTACCAAGAAAG TCTGATCTCTTCCAAGGAGACCTTTACCCGGACACGGCCGGCTTAGAGCCCGCGCTACTGGCCGAGGAATGGATTGCCGGCAGGGACGCGCCGCCTTTGCTGGTGTCCCTAAGCGGAGGCTATGCGGCGCCGCCGTCCAAGCACCGTGACACGCTCAGAAGCAAGCCCTCGCAGGACTCCGCACCGGCGGCAGCCCGCGTCGCCAAGGAGCCCGAGGATGATCAACCACGTGCTGCCACCAGGGAAACGGGCGGCAACACAGAGAGGCCAAAGCGAGAG GACGACATTCTGAACGAGCTGCTGTCGGAGATGAAGGCACTCCGTGCCGTGGTGCTCGCTCAGAGCCAGCGCATCGAGTTGTTGGAGAGGCAGTTGGCTCGCATCGAGGACGGCGACGTATGA
- the msantd1 gene encoding myb/SANT-like DNA-binding domain-containing protein 1, whose protein sequence is MAAGDDFGYLIPPPQGEKHRRAPNWTDGEMKALLYVWEENHNELKTSKRNAKVYERMSQRFFQLTGEQRFKEEIKMKITNMSFQYRRLKSNAMESGETPDWPYYKAIEKILSKPLEAGRGNWNESQAESQTSATAGTASQATDTPLAQPEEELMGFLPEYTGSSDEMEVKQELDSWSSDSEHTRGSSSHPVSSKQKNTKRQHSLKRKKLQLMQAMLRQQKRSNQAIEDTCREVRRALHQQNLLQVQSMQLQERMMNLLEKMILPSSTSGKNQIGNSSVASI, encoded by the exons ATGGCAGCGGGGGATGATTTTGGCTATCTTATTCCTCCTCCCCAGGGTGAGAAGCACCGGCGGGCCCCTAACTGGACCGACGGCGAAATGAAGGCCCTGCTCTATGTTTGGGAGGAGAACCACAACGAGCTGAAAACCAGCAAGAGGAACGCCAAGGTTTACGAGAGGATGTCGCAGCGCTTTTTCCAGCTGACGGGCGAGCAGCGCTTCAAAGAGGAGATCAAGATGAAGATCACAAACATGTCCTTCCAATACAG GCGACTTAAATCCAACGCCATGGAAAGCGGCGAGACGCCCGACTGGCCCTATTACAAGGCCATCGAGAAGATCCTATCCAAGCCTTTGGAGGCGGGACGAGGCAACTGGAACGAGTCCCAAGCCGAATCCCAGACCTCGGCGACCGCCGGAACTGCCTCCCAGGCCACCGACACCCCCTTGGCCCAGCCAGAGGAGGAGCTGATGGGCTTCCTACCTGAGTACACCGGCTCCTCGGATGAAATGgaggtcaagcaggagctgGACTCTTGGAGCTCTGACAGTGAGCACACGCGTGGCTCCAG CTCCCATCCAGTTTCGAGCAAgcaaaagaacacaaaaaggcAGCATTCCCTAAAGCGGAAGAAGCTGCAGCTGATGCAGGCCATGCTGCGGCAACAAAAGCGCTCCAATCAAGCCATTGAGGACACCTGCAGGGAAGTCCGGCGGGCCCTTCACCAGCAGAACCTGCTTCAGGTCCAATCTATGCAGCTGCAGGAACGCATGATGAACCTTCTGGAGAAGATGATTCTGCCATCCTCTACGAGCGGGAAGAACCAAATAGGAAATTCCAGTGTAGCATCCATATAA
- the dtx4a gene encoding E3 ubiquitin-protein ligase DTX4a, which produces MLLASAVVVWEWLNEHGRWRPYSPAVCHHIEAVIRSEPRCASVVLGQVDSRLSPYIIDLQSMHQFRQDTGTLRAVRRSFYEPTSAPGQGWLWEWENDVGSWTAYDTEVGIAIQAARDRQQPWLDLAPLGFCYLIDFGSMTQINGQTQRCRRIQRRADLAYPLVSGPLPKSHHAWAPMSMPHPGGSVDVPAVGATIRMGGTGRGNGSAYPSGALPASAITSLGAPCACQQCMLLLSVKVGTASSAQTLGRRPPQTKPPSPKLNSHLIPGGALSLTLPRLPSISRSLSPHRTSIVGATGGPSITGSGLGLGSAGSGAGYAHSLSLLSAATATLSLSSGRPPPPSLPPPPPPPLANPPHPSPSSPSSAPAVPAKGPSLALSRAPSPSARVLGPLTTSLPPRSGLSGLSRPALQRLAMAQSRALIASGVPTVPVKNLNGCSPVHPALAGITGILMSAAGLPVCLTRPPKLVLHPPPVSKSDIKPVPGLGHCCRKTTKKQARKGRTPEEVVKRYLQKVRNPPEEDCTICMEVLSGPSGYKGPGVGGISRAESVGRLAQCGHQYHLQCLVAMYNNGNKDGSLQCPTCKTIYGVKTGNQPPGKMEYHVIPHSLPGHPDCKTIRIIYNIPPGIQGQEHPNPGKPFTARGFPRHCYLPDSDKGRKVLRLLLVAWDRRLIFSVGTSSTTGESDTVIWNEVHHKTEFGSNLTGHGYPDLGHLDNVLEELKAQGITEDECLPRE; this is translated from the exons ATGTTACTCGCGTCCGCCGTGGTCGTCTGGGAATGGCTGAACGAGCACGGCCGCTGGCGGCCCTACAGCCCGGCGGTATGTCACCACATCGAGGCGGTCATCCGGAGCGAGCCGCGCTGCGCTAGCGTGGTCCTCGGCCAGGTGGACTCGCGTCTCTCGCCCTACATCATCGATCTGCAGTCCATGCACCAGTTCCGTCAGGACACGG GCACCCTTCGAGCGGTCCGCCGCAGCTTTTACGAGCCCACATCAGCGCCCGGCCAGGGTTGGCTGTGGGAGTGGGAAAACGACGTGGGCAGTTGGACGGCGTACGACACGGAGGTGGGCATCGCCATCCAGGCGGCGCGCGACCGCCAGCAGCCCTGGCTGGACCTGGCGCCGCTGGGTTTCTGCTACCTCATCGACTTCGGAAGCATGACCCAAATCAACGGGCAGACCCAACGCTGCCGCCGCATCCAGCGACGTGCCGATTTGGCGTACCCCTTGGTGTCGGGGCCCCTGCCTAAATCCCACCACGCGTGGGCGCCCATGTCCATGCCTCACCCTGGAGGATCCGTAGATGTTCCTGCAGTGGGTGCGACAATCAGGATGGGCGGCACGGGGAGAGGCAATGGGAGCGCGTACCCCAGCGGGGCGCTACCCGCTTCAGCGATCACCTCTTTGGGAGCACCCTGTGCCTGCCAGCAGTGCATGCTGTTGCTCAGCGTCAAGGTGGGCACCGCGTCGAGCGCTCAAACGCTGGGTCGGAGACCGCCGCAGACTAAACCACCCAGTCCCAAACTTAACAGCCACCTGATCCCTGGTGGGGCCTTGTCACTCACCCTCCCACGGTTGCCCTCCATCTCAAGGTCGCTGTCCCCTCACAGGACATCCATCGTCGGGGCGACAGGCGGTCCCAGCATAACGGGCAGTGGTCTGGGTTTGGGAAGTGCGGGTTCGGGCGCAGGCTACGCGCACTCGCTCTCCCTGCTCAGCGCAGCCACCGCCACCCTGTCTCTCAGCTCCGGTCGCCCGCCGCCCCCATCGCTTCCCCCACCGCCACCGCCCCCGCTCGCCAACCCGCCTCACCCTTCCCCCTCGTCGCCCTCTTCGGCTCCGGCGGTGCCCGCTAAGGGCCCGTCTCTCGCATTGTCCCGTGCACCTTCACCATCTGCCCGCGTACTGGGGCCTCTGACTACGTCTCTGCCGCCGCGGTCTGGCCTGTCAGGGCTTAGCCGTCCGGCGCTGCAGCGTCTCGCCATGGCTCAGTCGCGggccctcatcgcctcggg GGTACCAACTGTCCCTGTCAAGAACCTGAATGGTTGCAGCCCTGTGCACCCTGCCCTGGCTG GGATTACCGGCATCCTCATGAGCGCGGCGGGCCTTCCTGTCTGCTTGACCCGTCCTCCAAAGCTGGTGCTCCATCCACCGCCGGTCAGCAAGAGCGACATCAAACCTGTGCCAGGCCTGGGCCACTGCTGTCGCAAAACCACCAAGAAGCAGGCCCGTAAAG GTAGGACCCCTGAGGAGGTGGTGAAGAGATACCTTCAGAAAGTCCGCAATCCCCCTGAAGAG GACTGCACCATCTGCATGGAAGTCCTGTCGGGCCCGTCGGGCTACAAAGGCCCCGGCGTGGGCGGCATTTCTCGCGCCGAATCGGTGGGTCGTCTGGCGCAGTGCGGCCACCAGTACCACCTGCAGTGCCTGGTGGCCATGTACAACAATGGTAACAAGGACGGCAGCCTGCAGTGCCCCACGTGCAAGACCATATACGGCGTCAAAACCGGGAACCAGCCTCCCGGCAAGATGGAGTACCACGTCATCCCCCACTCGCTCCCCGGACACCCCGATTGCAAAACCATCCGCATTATTTACAATATTCCTCCTGGCATTCAG GGCCAGGAGCACCCAAACCCCGGCAAACCCTTCACAGCCCGTGGCTTCCCGAGACACTGCTACCTCCCGGACAGCGACAAAGGACGAAAG GTTCTGAGGCTGCTCTTGGTGGCGTGGGACCGCCGCCTCATATTCTCCGTGGGCACATCCAGCACCACTGGCGAATCGGACACGGTCATCTGGAACGAGGTGCACCACAAGACGGAATTCGGCTCCAACCTGACGGGCCACGGCTACCCTGACCTGGGCCACCTGGACAATGTTCTGGAGGAGCTCAAGGCTCAGGGCATCACCGAGGACGAATGTCTTCCCAGAGAATGA